Proteins encoded in a region of the Anopheles ziemanni chromosome 2, idAnoZiCoDA_A2_x.2, whole genome shotgun sequence genome:
- the LOC131281950 gene encoding RNA-binding protein 39, with the protein MKSSTFYDHEQPRKEHLSNKMAADDELNVEELLEAPYKKEEEASPVNNNGTVSSNGEKKSKENGHSKSSRHRSRDRERERDRERDGEGRSRKHRSRSSDKTKKDKEQRRRSKEKERSRSRSPRHERSKDRSKEKERVKVDHHRRDAAAVEKRRSRDRDHRRRSSRDRDYRRRSRSRGGEVGGGRRRRSMSPRPFRGRGGRGGSGGYYRDRSPPEEMTQEDRDARTVFCMQLSQRIHARDLEEFFSSVGKVRDVRLITCNKTKRFKGIAYIEFKDPESVALALGLSGQKLLGIPISVQHTQAEKNRMASQPPAAPPKNPTGPMRLYVGSLHFNITEDMLNGIFEPFGKIDNIQLIMDADTGRSKGYGFITFHNADDAKKALEQLNGFELAGRPMKVGNVTERLDVTTHASLDTDEMDRSGIELGATGRLQLMFKLAEGAGLAVPRAAADALLATAPQPAPLQPIQQSPPIATQCFLLSNMFDPATETNPSWDVEIQDDVIEECNKHGGVQHVYVDKQSPAGNVYVKCPSIATAVLAVNALHGRWFAGRVIGAAYVPLINYYNLFPDAAQAVSLLQPKRSG; encoded by the exons ATGAAAAGCAGCACGTTTTACGACCACGAACAGCCACGAAAAGAACACCTCTCTAACAAGATGGCGGCTGACGACGAGCTGAATGTCGAGGAGCTGCTTGAAGCACCGTACAAGAAGGAG GAGGAAGCATCCCCGGTCAACAACAACGGAACGGTGTCCAGCAACGGGGAGAAAAAATCTAAAGAAAATGGGCATAGCAAATCATCCCG TCACCGCAGTCGGGATCGTGAACGCGAACGGGATCGAGAACGTGATGGCGAGGGTCGTTCCCGGAAACATCGCTCGCGATCGTCCGACAAGACGAAGAAGGACAAGGAACAACGGCGGCGGAGCAAAGAGAAAGAACGTAGCCGATCGCGCTCGCCTCGCCATGAACGTTCCAAGGATCGTTCGAAGGAGAAGGAACGCGTTAAAGTCGATCACCATCGCCGAGATGCTGCAGCTGTGGAGAAGCGGCGTTCCCGGGATCGCGATCATCGACGACGCTCCTCACGTGATCGCGACTATCGTCGACGCAGCCGTTCGCGAGGTGGAGAAGTTGGTGGTGGTCGACGGCGACGCTCCATGTCTCCGAGGCCGTTCCGGGGACGAGGGGGACGGGGAGGATCCGGCGGATACTATCGTGACCGATCGCCACCGGAAGAGATGACTCAGGAGGATCGGGATGCACGGACGGTTTTCTGTATGCAGCTTTCCCAACGTATTCACGCCCGCGACTTGGAGGAGTTCTTTTCCAGCGTGGGCAAGGTGCGCGACGTGCGGTTGATTACGTGCAATAAAACCAAACGCTTCAAAGGCATTGCGTACATCGAGTTCAAGGATCCCGAATCGGTGGCCCTCGCCCTCGGTCTGTCCGGACAGAAGCTGCTCGGCATTCCGATCAGTGTGCAACACACGCAGGCGGAAAAGAATCGCATGGCGAGCCAGCCACCGGCCGCGCCACCGAAGAATCCGACCGGACCGATGCGTTTGTACGTCGGTTCGTTGCATTTCAACATCACGGAAGATATGCTGAACGGAATCTTCGAGCCGTTCGGCAAAATCGACAACATTCAACTGATAATGGACGCGGACACTGGACGCTCGAAAGGATACGGATTTATTACA TTCCACAACGCTGACGATGCGAAGAAGGCATTGGAACAGTTGAACGGATTCGAGCTAGCCGGACGCCCTATGAAGGTGGGCAACGTTACGGAACGGCTGGATGTGACCACGCACGCTTCACTCGATACGGACGAAATGGACCGCAGTGGCATCGAGCTCGGAGCAACCGGACGACTGCAGCTGATGTTCAAGCTGGCCGAAGGCGCCGGTCTTGCTGTTCCGCGCGCAGCAGCCGATGCACTGCTCGCGACAGCCCCACAACCCGCCCCGCTGCAGCCAATCCAGCAGTCACCGCCCATCGCCACACAATGCTTCCTGCTGTCGAACATGTTCGATCCGGCCACGGAAACAAACCCGAGCTGGGACGTGGAAATACAGGATGACGTGATAGAGGAGTGCAACAAGCACGGTGGTGTCCAGCACGTCTACGTGGATAAGCAGTCACCGGCGGGCAATGTGTACGTGAAGTGTCCGAGCATTGCGACGGCGGTGCTGGCGGTCAATGCCCTTCACGGACGATGGTTTGCCGGGCGCGTCATTGGCGCCGCTTACGTTCCTCTCATCAACTATTACAACCTTTTCCCCGACGCAGCCCAGGCGGTCTCGTTGCTTCAGCCAAAGCGATCCGGTTGA
- the LOC131287044 gene encoding uncharacterized protein LOC131287044, which produces MAQQVQQVFKAALAKTAGQRAMSTGVIGTMEGPAGVAALKKATASHSSGLHVSVQRTYPLAAVLPLPPNIDATETSRFSPLRSRDINASAMLTHQSLAPNPVDVAAVNGTIDVTVDQSQGRSGTFDPHVESYDCTGAVSLNSAMQSNVPSPFGGMHKFTHLNMPGGAWAQESKFLSHELNSSHYTNLRQEVRSDWGTYEDRPIAKPEGMRSVSNGVGSPSHLGYNLSTSSHLAGSFVRSRNYADLACLSIRRAFSISSVHPLAFSLPLATKSPQANPTAASDAQNSKGNAQTTNVTNEERRPEDGSGPVVSRKDRLKKAIKEYGSTVLVFHVSISLVSLGTCYLLVSSGIDMVALLDRMGWGDSALASKAGAGAGTFVIAYAIHKVFAPVRISITLGATPLIVRYLRRKGILKPPASAPSSSTSTAGKGEHPTN; this is translated from the exons ATGGCGCAGCAAGTGCAGCAAGTTTTCAAGGCCGCCCTGGCCAAAACGGCGGGCCAGAGAGCGATGTCTACCGGTGTCATCGGCACAATGGAAG gtccCGCTGGAGTTGCGGCGTTGAAGAAAGCGACGGCTTCGCATTCGTCCGGATTGCACGTGTCGGTGCAGCGAACCTATCCGCTAGCGGCCGTCCTTCCGCTTCCGCCGAACATCGATGCAACCGAAACGAGCAGGTTCTCGCCGCTCCGGTCGCGCGACATTAACGCTTCGGCCATGCTGACGCACCAATCGTTGGCACCGAATCCGGTTGATGTTGCCGCCGTTAACGGTACGATCGATGTGACGGTGGATCAGAGCCAGGGCAGGTCGGGTACGTTCGATCCGCACGTGGAATCGTACGACTGTACCGGCGCCGTCAGCCTCAACTCGGCCATGCAGAGCAACGTGCCAAGCCCGTTCGGGGGCATGCACAAGTTCACGCATCTAAACATGCCGGGTGGTGCGTGGGCACAGGAGAGCAAGTTTTTGTCCCACGAGCTCAACTCGTCGCACTATACCAATCTGCGGCAGGAGGTGCGCTCCGATTGGGGCACCTACGAGGATCGTCCGATCGCGAAACCGGAAGGTATGCGCAGTGTGTCGAACGGCGTAGGTTCACCGTCGCATCTAGGATATAATCTTAGCACGAGCTCGCATCTAGCTggctcgttcgttcgctccCGGAATTACGCTGACCTTGCTTGCCTCAGCATTCGGAGAGCGTTCTCCATCAGTTCAGTACACCCATTGGCATTTTCCTTACCGCTTGCAACTAAATCCCCTCAGGCTAACCCAACAGCGGCCAGTGACGCACAAAATTCGAAAGGTAACGCTCAAACCACTAACGTGACTAACGAGGAACGGCGCCCCGAAGACGGATCAGGCCCCGTCGTCTCGCGCAAAGATCGCTTAAAGAAGGCGATCAAAGAGTACGGTTCCACTGTGCTCGTGTTCCACGTCAGCATCAGCTTGGTCTCGTTGGGTACCTGCTATCTGCTGGTGTCGAG TGGAATAGATATGGTGGCTCTGTTGGATCGCATGGGCTGGGGAGACTCGGCGCTGGCAAGCAAAGCCGGTGCCGGTGCCGGCACATTCGTCATCGCTTACGCTATCCACAAAGTTTTCGCACCGGTTAGAATTAGCATTACGCTTGGCGCCACGCCACTGATCGTGCGGTATCTGCGCCGGAAGGGTATCCTGAAGCCACCGGCTTCGGCACCCTCCTCCTCTACCTCCACCGCTGGCAAGGGAGAACATCCTACAAATTAA
- the LOC131283131 gene encoding putative RNA polymerase II subunit B1 CTD phosphatase RPAP2 homolog has protein sequence MFNEELNVFPTEHIPKEPTAKINRATLPRRARNFSKEQLQRALRKKKECNAKAQRVVETLIEPGRTEDEYLALLKDINQCHMDDIVQERAIEKLCGYPLCDNELKNIPKQKYAISVAHTKVYDITERKNFCSGQCYKASNYVKQQMLTSPLWLRDQEDIPNFRLLNGRQLIYRKTDVAKPLSMMEVQFGELKIKERKYNEEELKEKLGENSEEQIDVHDESLEESSDDKLNDVLSKLEI, from the exons ATGTTCAATGAAGAATTGAATGTGTTTCCAACGGAGCACATCCCTAAGGAACCTACTGCGAAAATAAATCGTGCTACTCTTCCTCGGCGTGCAAGGAATTTTAG CAAAGAACAACTTCAAAGGGCTCttcggaagaaaaaggaatgcAACGCAAAAGCACAACGTGTGGTGGAAACCCTGATAGAACCAGGGCGAACGGAGGATGAATATCTTGCGCTACTAAAGGACATTAATCAATGCCACATGGACGACATCGTGCAAGAGCGAGCCATTGAGAAACTTTGTGGCTATCCGTTGTGTGATAATGAGTTGAAGAA CATCCCGAAGCAAAAGTACGCCATTTCCGTTGCACACACCAAGGTGTATGATAttaccgaaaggaaaaacttttgcagTGGCCAGTGTTACAAAGCATCTAATTACGTCAAACAGCAGATGCTTACAAGTCCGTTATGGCTGCGAGATCAAGAGGATATCCCCAACTTTCGACTTCTGAATGGCAGGCAGCTGATCTACCGGAAAACGGACGTTGCGAAGCCTCTATCAATGATGGAGGTTCAGTTTGGCGAGCTGAAAATTAAAGAACGGAAGTATAACGAGGAAGAATTAAAGGAGAAACTTGGTGAAAATAGTGAAGAACAAATCGATGTGCACGACGAAAGCTTAGAAGAAAGTTCAGATGATAAATTGAATGACGTATTATCTAAActtgaaatttaa